A single region of the Stigmatella erecta genome encodes:
- a CDS encoding sensor histidine kinase yields MKLRMRLALMTVAVAVPVALCMGWLHVASQVRALESALSEYALAHMLSGGRERCEAAPESWSIEPPRARPGTGGDRGPPPRPRGPPPEGPRPPPGSRLYAYDAQLSARNPAAPAVAPSLAEAMRQGEALASRASAFGVDEPREVLVRMPWGTGPCAFALVQWPGRFNTEERSPVPFPHEYWLIPTGIALAGVLFALGPVVRRLRQLTGEVRTFVRSAYQGSLTQTGNDEISELARAFDEAGREVRAQMELKEKREQTLRSFLENTTHDVMIPLTVLQGHLAELQQHAVNGTPVDASAVAAASQEAHYMAALIHNLGAAARLEAGEPSVQRVPVNLNALVERCVGRHRPIARQQGVQLDYAVPEPPVWLTGDDTLIEQAVSNVIYNAVRYNARGGHVAVVLDRQPGPAFRLRVLDDGPGIPEGELSRLVERRVRGDAARTRGPGGHGLGLNIAWKVAVLHGWSLQLGRSEYGGLQVDFLGELPASSGPDTEDPQVPGALRA; encoded by the coding sequence GTGAAGCTGCGCATGCGGCTGGCGTTGATGACGGTGGCGGTGGCGGTGCCCGTGGCGCTGTGCATGGGGTGGCTCCACGTGGCCAGCCAGGTGCGCGCGCTCGAGTCGGCGCTCTCGGAATATGCCCTGGCGCACATGCTGTCCGGGGGCCGCGAGCGCTGCGAGGCCGCTCCGGAGAGCTGGAGCATCGAGCCGCCCCGGGCCCGGCCGGGCACCGGGGGCGACCGGGGTCCGCCGCCCCGGCCCCGGGGCCCGCCCCCCGAGGGCCCCCGCCCTCCGCCGGGCTCCCGGTTGTATGCCTATGACGCGCAGCTCTCGGCCCGGAACCCCGCCGCGCCGGCCGTGGCTCCATCCCTCGCGGAGGCCATGCGGCAGGGGGAGGCGCTCGCCAGCCGGGCCTCGGCGTTCGGGGTGGACGAGCCGCGCGAGGTGCTCGTGCGGATGCCCTGGGGCACGGGGCCGTGCGCGTTCGCGCTCGTGCAGTGGCCCGGAAGGTTCAACACGGAGGAGCGGTCCCCGGTGCCCTTCCCACACGAGTACTGGCTCATCCCCACGGGGATTGCCCTCGCGGGGGTGCTGTTCGCGCTGGGGCCGGTGGTGCGGCGCCTGCGCCAGCTCACCGGCGAGGTGCGCACCTTCGTCCGCAGCGCGTACCAGGGCTCCCTCACCCAGACGGGCAACGATGAGATCTCCGAGCTGGCGCGGGCCTTCGACGAGGCGGGCCGGGAGGTGCGGGCGCAGATGGAGCTGAAGGAGAAGCGCGAGCAGACGCTGCGCTCCTTCCTGGAGAACACCACGCACGACGTGATGATCCCCCTCACCGTGCTCCAGGGGCACCTGGCGGAGCTGCAGCAGCACGCGGTGAACGGAACGCCGGTGGATGCCTCGGCGGTGGCGGCGGCCAGCCAGGAGGCGCACTACATGGCGGCGCTCATCCACAACCTGGGCGCGGCGGCGCGGCTGGAGGCGGGCGAGCCCTCGGTGCAGCGCGTGCCGGTGAACCTCAACGCGCTGGTGGAGCGGTGCGTGGGGCGCCACCGGCCCATCGCGCGGCAGCAGGGCGTGCAGCTCGACTATGCCGTCCCGGAGCCGCCGGTATGGCTCACGGGCGATGACACACTCATCGAACAGGCGGTGAGCAACGTCATCTACAACGCCGTGCGCTACAACGCCCGGGGAGGCCACGTGGCGGTGGTGCTCGACCGGCAGCCGGGCCCGGCGTTCCGCCTGCGGGTGCTGGATGACGGGCCCGGCATTCCCGAGGGGGAGCTGTCCCGGCTCGTCGAGCGGCGCGTGCGCGGCGACGCGGCGCGCACGCGGGGGCCGGGCGGCCACGGGCTGGGCCTGAACATCGCCTGGAAGGTGGCAGTGCTGCACGGCTGGAGCCTGCAACTGGGGCGCTCCGAGTACGGGGGGCTCCAGGTGGACTTCCTGGGAGAGTTGCCCGCCTCATCCGGGCCTGACACGGAAGACCCTCAAGTTCCAGGTGCGCTCCGGGCCTGA
- a CDS encoding secretin and TonB N-terminal domain-containing protein, protein MSRVGALFAALLVLASPSLAAPPQAESKRIHLDVVRADLHDVLRMLADVGRLNLVVSEQVKGQVTLKLKNVPWREALDVVLASKGLGQEIQGNVLRVAPLKELAAEAAARTQLKQAREAAAPLKTYFLPVSHARAAELLPHVQAQLSPRGTVSVDARTNTLIITDVEPVTLP, encoded by the coding sequence ATGAGCCGGGTTGGCGCCCTCTTCGCCGCGCTGCTGGTGCTGGCCTCCCCCAGCCTGGCGGCGCCGCCCCAGGCCGAGTCCAAGCGGATCCACCTCGATGTGGTGCGCGCGGATCTGCACGATGTGCTGCGGATGCTCGCCGACGTGGGCCGGCTCAACCTCGTGGTGTCCGAGCAGGTGAAGGGCCAGGTGACGCTGAAGCTGAAGAACGTGCCCTGGCGGGAGGCCCTGGATGTGGTGCTCGCCTCGAAGGGGCTGGGCCAGGAGATCCAGGGCAACGTGCTGCGCGTGGCGCCGCTGAAGGAGCTGGCCGCGGAGGCCGCCGCGCGCACCCAGCTGAAGCAGGCGCGTGAGGCCGCCGCGCCGCTGAAGACCTACTTCCTCCCGGTCAGCCATGCCCGCGCCGCGGAGCTGTTGCCCCATGTTCAGGCACAGCTGTCTCCCCGGGGCACGGTGAGCGTGGATGCGCGGACCAATACGCTCATCATCACGGATGTGGAGCCGGTGACGCTGCCCTGA
- a CDS encoding DUF2379 family protein — translation MTLQNEELDALWEHLWGLENRIHHGDPLELSGRMCALLRSAAPTVAVSSADAEAALTSAASATVLLFEIRRRIREGSNRINDALLRMYTLQASGDLDGARQQMLDVLAVEVVPLYREIAEGELAKLNGLS, via the coding sequence ATGACACTCCAGAATGAGGAACTGGATGCGCTCTGGGAGCACCTGTGGGGACTCGAAAACCGGATCCATCACGGTGATCCGCTAGAACTCTCCGGGAGGATGTGCGCTCTCTTGAGGTCCGCCGCGCCAACGGTGGCGGTCAGCAGTGCCGATGCGGAAGCGGCTCTCACCAGTGCCGCGAGTGCCACCGTCCTTCTCTTCGAGATCCGACGGCGGATCCGCGAGGGCTCGAATCGAATCAACGACGCACTTCTGAGGATGTACACGCTCCAGGCATCAGGAGACCTCGACGGTGCACGCCAGCAGATGCTGGACGTACTCGCCGTCGAGGTTGTGCCTCTCTACCGGGAGATTGCCGAGGGCGAACTCGCGAAGCTCAACGGTCTGTCGTAG
- a CDS encoding patatin-like phospholipase family protein: protein MRILSFDGGPSSLITLRVLREVEVLFPGFLERTQMFSGTSLGAFVSLYLAHALTLKQHEGDTSPSCVHIIDACIEFNDRITRQFKVRPINVLRAASGLLPLYDGEGIRSILEETFGEAKLCELDRLVVIEAFDSTVWRKATYHQFPPEADVLTTIVDAALASSAFPVLMPLYRSGTNLGERGNNLMMDGALSNNSTAMTALADALLYLAYKDGHDALEDTQSEARYLPRVSILSLGCTPQSARWFEKWSEISASLSMFLESLFPGHPRRPMLKQNYGWLWLLLHNVRAAMAFVEGGAQSDVRYATELLGPFRFFRFRPDLNALDVFLSLLGNPDAVIRQSQDTARLTWQQEVEAYELHKQQPPALRQPWRHLLSWVEDYWMNAPPPTE from the coding sequence ATGAGAATCCTCTCCTTCGACGGCGGCCCCAGCTCACTCATCACCCTCCGGGTGCTCCGGGAGGTCGAGGTGCTGTTCCCCGGCTTCCTCGAACGCACGCAGATGTTCTCCGGAACCTCCCTGGGCGCCTTCGTCAGCCTGTACCTGGCGCATGCCTTGACGCTCAAGCAGCACGAGGGGGATACCTCTCCCAGCTGTGTTCACATCATCGATGCGTGTATCGAGTTCAATGACAGGATTACCCGCCAGTTCAAGGTCCGGCCCATCAACGTCCTGAGGGCCGCCTCGGGGCTGCTGCCCCTGTATGACGGCGAGGGCATCCGATCCATCCTGGAGGAGACCTTCGGCGAGGCGAAGCTGTGTGAGCTGGACCGGCTGGTGGTCATCGAGGCCTTCGACTCGACCGTCTGGCGCAAGGCGACCTACCACCAGTTCCCGCCCGAGGCGGACGTCCTCACCACCATCGTGGACGCGGCCCTGGCCAGCTCCGCGTTCCCGGTGCTCATGCCGCTCTACCGCTCGGGCACCAACCTGGGCGAGCGCGGCAACAACCTCATGATGGATGGGGCGCTCTCCAACAACAGCACCGCGATGACGGCCCTGGCCGATGCGCTGCTCTACCTGGCCTACAAGGACGGCCACGACGCGCTGGAGGACACCCAGTCCGAGGCCCGGTACCTGCCCCGGGTGTCCATCCTCTCGCTGGGCTGTACGCCGCAGTCGGCCCGGTGGTTCGAGAAGTGGTCGGAGATCAGCGCCTCGCTGAGCATGTTCCTGGAGTCCCTTTTCCCGGGCCACCCGAGGCGGCCCATGCTCAAGCAGAACTATGGGTGGCTCTGGCTGCTCTTGCACAACGTCCGGGCCGCCATGGCCTTCGTCGAGGGAGGTGCCCAGTCCGACGTGCGCTACGCCACGGAGCTGCTGGGCCCCTTCCGCTTCTTCCGCTTCCGGCCGGACCTCAACGCGCTGGATGTCTTTTTGAGCCTGCTGGGAAACCCAGACGCGGTGATTCGCCAGTCCCAGGACACGGCCCGCCTCACCTGGCAGCAAGAGGTCGAGGCGTATGAGCTGCACAAGCAGCAGCCCCCCGCGCTGCGCCAGCCCTGGCGGCACCTCTTGAGCTGGGTGGAGGATTATTGGATGAACGCTCCCCCTCCCACCGAGTAA
- a CDS encoding type I polyketide synthase produces MSKAEVETDQAPTGIAIIGMAGRFPGAKDLEAFWRNLREGVESITRLTEAQLQAAGIAEAPWRHPRYVPARGLLEGVDLFDADFFQINPREAALMDPQQRLFLESAWEALESAGYEAGRPAGPVGLFAGAGGAGYLLHHVAPQADSHELLESLGSVLGNDKDHLTTRVAYKLNFRGPVITVQTACSTSLVAVQLACQALLDFQCDMALAGGVSIAFPLGTGYLPQEGHILSPDGHCRPFDAGAQGTVPADGVGVVVLKRLEDALADGDTIRAVILGAAVNNDGSSKVGYTAPSIDGQAEVIQLAHALAGVEARSISYVEAHGTGTALGDAIEIAALKQAFRRAGPERGFCSIGSVKSNFGHLNTAAGVASLIKTALALEHRLLPPSLHFQGNDPKFGLEDSPFTVNAAATGWRAGATRRRAGVSSFAMGGTNAHAVLEEAPPREPGSPAKPCQLLVLSARTGTALEAMKQRLHGHLTAHPEVALADVAYTLQVGRRAFPHRFAVACREPGDALRALQASSPSPAAPETPPGVAFLFPGEGVAHLGAAEALYRTEAVFREEVDQCTHLFRARHGLDLHGMFTADVTAWEPVRAEAALFTVGHALARWWMSLGVKPVAVLGQGPGELVAACLSEAFTREDALALVVARGRWMQGSMEGLPSVVREGPLLLEVGPGGSLSALARRHGAPLLSSLPASPERGAAALEATWDAVGRLWTAGVSIDWSALHEGQRRYRVPLPTYPFERRRHWLGRAVEAPALGTLEQTIRQELGIESLERHPGLTEGLRALCSSHLCAYFQANGIGTHENAVHGRQALRERLGIQPRFHKLFDAMLAGLAEDGILQLQGEDLRFLCDGGALEAPARIRRRLDEAHPRFQGLFEFVEHCLGSYDAALRGKVEAISVLYPGGSSQFLQQCKARTAEHSHERIYLHLLQEALRRLALATPGRRLRILELGGGQGLLTWPALAALKGVEFEYHFTDLGRAFVEDARREATRRGLEGVMRFGVLDISRPPHEQGYEEGTFDAVIAYNVVHATRDVRRSLQNAGALLRPGGLLGLVEAVRLSRWDVLSWGLAEGWWYFDDGFRKDSPLLPLSGWEGVLKTLDFEALELFPQAEAVREQVDHGLVLARRQEARTSAQRPPVLPAPPPPVASGGALHPRPELAMAYLAPRTGLEQRIAALCEELLGVAPVGVQDDFVALGGDSLIVLRLMDRLEQELGQPVPVGTAFSGLTVERLARSVEGTPRFEESALLVPLQTRGTQPPLFFVHPAGGVAFPFFELARQLGPDQPFYGLQAQGLDGQSPPDERVEDMARRYIAAIRTLQPRGPYFLGGFSFGCLVAYEMAQQLTAAGEPMGLLALVDEPAPLPGHRPTPWMMTRFLTAGVARSLWPHLHDYLYLANATRKREEPRLPNRLRVPPRMLETFLARSALANFVPEDSRELALRQGALLPMVQLFLLHMRETFAYEPRAYAHRVTLFSTDEVRNGRGLRHPLMGWDKLAAGGVESHPVPGDHFSLLKPPHVQVFARKLSECLAKAQPSPQAQRPSPLIESPHA; encoded by the coding sequence ATGAGTAAGGCGGAAGTGGAGACGGACCAGGCCCCCACGGGCATCGCCATCATCGGCATGGCGGGGCGCTTCCCGGGCGCGAAGGATCTGGAGGCGTTCTGGCGGAACCTCCGGGAGGGCGTGGAGTCCATCACCCGCCTGACGGAGGCCCAGCTCCAGGCCGCGGGCATCGCCGAGGCCCCGTGGCGCCACCCGCGCTACGTGCCCGCGCGGGGCCTGCTGGAGGGCGTGGATCTCTTCGACGCGGACTTCTTCCAGATCAACCCCCGGGAGGCCGCGCTGATGGATCCGCAGCAGCGCCTCTTCCTGGAGTCCGCCTGGGAGGCCCTGGAGTCCGCGGGGTACGAGGCCGGGCGCCCGGCCGGCCCCGTGGGCCTCTTCGCGGGGGCGGGGGGCGCGGGCTACCTGCTCCACCACGTGGCGCCCCAGGCGGACAGCCACGAGCTGCTGGAGAGCCTGGGCTCGGTGCTGGGCAACGACAAGGACCACCTGACCACCCGCGTGGCCTACAAGCTGAACTTCCGGGGCCCCGTCATCACCGTGCAGACGGCGTGCTCCACCTCGCTGGTGGCGGTGCAGCTCGCCTGCCAGGCGCTGCTCGACTTCCAGTGCGACATGGCGCTGGCCGGCGGGGTCTCCATCGCCTTTCCGCTGGGCACGGGCTACCTGCCGCAGGAGGGCCACATCCTCTCGCCGGATGGCCACTGCCGCCCCTTCGACGCGGGCGCCCAGGGCACCGTGCCGGCGGATGGCGTGGGCGTGGTGGTGCTCAAGCGGCTGGAGGATGCGCTCGCCGATGGGGACACCATCCGCGCGGTCATCCTCGGCGCGGCCGTCAACAACGACGGCTCCTCCAAGGTGGGCTACACGGCGCCCAGCATCGACGGGCAGGCGGAGGTCATCCAGCTCGCCCACGCGCTCGCGGGCGTGGAGGCCCGGAGCATCTCCTATGTGGAGGCGCACGGCACGGGCACGGCCCTGGGAGACGCCATCGAGATCGCCGCGCTGAAGCAGGCCTTCCGCCGCGCGGGCCCGGAGCGGGGCTTCTGCTCCATCGGCTCGGTGAAGAGCAACTTCGGCCACCTGAATACCGCCGCCGGGGTGGCGAGCCTCATCAAGACGGCCCTGGCGCTGGAGCACCGGCTGCTTCCGCCCAGCCTCCACTTCCAGGGAAATGATCCGAAGTTCGGTCTGGAGGACAGCCCCTTCACCGTCAACGCCGCCGCCACCGGGTGGCGCGCGGGGGCCACGCGCCGGCGCGCGGGGGTCAGCTCCTTCGCCATGGGGGGGACCAACGCCCACGCCGTGCTCGAAGAGGCGCCGCCCCGGGAGCCCGGCTCCCCCGCGAAGCCCTGCCAGCTTCTCGTGCTCTCGGCGCGCACGGGCACCGCGCTGGAGGCGATGAAGCAGCGGCTCCACGGCCACCTGACGGCCCACCCCGAGGTGGCGCTCGCGGACGTGGCGTACACGCTTCAGGTAGGGCGCCGGGCCTTCCCCCACCGCTTCGCCGTGGCGTGCCGCGAGCCGGGCGATGCCTTGCGGGCGCTCCAGGCATCCAGCCCCTCCCCGGCCGCGCCCGAGACGCCTCCGGGCGTGGCCTTCCTCTTTCCGGGCGAGGGCGTGGCGCACCTGGGGGCGGCCGAAGCGCTCTACCGCACGGAGGCGGTGTTCCGCGAGGAGGTGGACCAGTGCACCCACCTGTTCCGGGCGCGGCATGGACTGGACCTGCACGGGATGTTCACCGCGGACGTGACGGCGTGGGAGCCTGTCCGGGCGGAGGCGGCCCTCTTCACCGTGGGCCATGCGCTCGCCCGGTGGTGGATGTCCCTGGGCGTGAAGCCCGTGGCCGTGCTGGGCCAGGGCCCCGGAGAGCTCGTCGCGGCCTGCCTGAGCGAGGCCTTCACGCGGGAGGACGCGCTTGCCCTCGTGGTGGCGCGGGGCCGGTGGATGCAGGGCTCGATGGAAGGCCTGCCCTCGGTGGTGCGTGAAGGCCCCCTGCTGCTCGAAGTGGGCCCCGGTGGCAGCCTGAGCGCGCTGGCACGGCGGCACGGCGCCCCCCTCCTTTCCAGCCTGCCCGCCTCGCCGGAGCGTGGAGCGGCCGCCCTGGAGGCGACCTGGGACGCGGTGGGACGGCTGTGGACGGCGGGCGTGTCCATCGACTGGAGCGCCCTGCACGAGGGCCAGCGGCGCTACCGCGTGCCCCTGCCCACCTACCCCTTCGAGCGGCGGCGCCACTGGCTGGGCCGGGCCGTGGAGGCGCCCGCGCTGGGCACGCTGGAGCAGACGATCCGCCAGGAGCTGGGCATCGAATCCCTGGAGCGCCATCCGGGCCTGACGGAAGGGCTCCGGGCGCTCTGCTCCAGCCACCTGTGCGCGTACTTCCAGGCCAACGGCATCGGCACGCACGAGAACGCCGTCCACGGCCGGCAGGCGCTGCGGGAGCGGCTGGGCATCCAGCCCCGGTTCCACAAGCTCTTCGACGCGATGCTGGCGGGCCTGGCCGAGGATGGAATCCTCCAGCTTCAGGGCGAGGACCTCCGCTTCCTGTGTGATGGCGGCGCGCTGGAGGCGCCCGCGCGGATCCGGCGGCGGCTGGACGAGGCGCACCCCCGCTTCCAGGGGCTGTTCGAGTTCGTCGAGCACTGCCTGGGCAGCTACGACGCGGCGCTGCGCGGCAAGGTGGAGGCCATCAGCGTGCTCTACCCGGGGGGCAGCTCCCAGTTCCTCCAGCAGTGCAAGGCGCGCACGGCCGAGCACAGCCACGAGCGCATCTACCTCCACCTGCTGCAAGAGGCCCTTCGCCGGCTCGCCCTCGCCACCCCGGGCCGGCGGCTGCGGATCCTCGAGCTGGGCGGGGGGCAGGGCCTGTTGACCTGGCCCGCGCTGGCCGCGCTGAAGGGCGTGGAGTTCGAATACCACTTCACGGATCTCGGCCGGGCGTTCGTCGAGGACGCGCGGCGCGAAGCCACGCGGCGGGGGCTGGAGGGCGTCATGCGCTTCGGCGTGCTCGACATCTCCCGTCCACCCCACGAGCAGGGCTACGAGGAGGGGACGTTCGACGCCGTCATCGCCTACAACGTGGTCCACGCGACGCGGGACGTGCGGCGGTCGCTCCAGAACGCCGGGGCGTTGCTGCGGCCCGGCGGGCTGCTGGGCCTGGTGGAGGCGGTGCGCCTCTCGCGCTGGGACGTGCTCTCCTGGGGGCTGGCCGAGGGCTGGTGGTACTTCGATGACGGCTTCCGGAAGGACTCGCCCCTGCTCCCGCTGTCCGGCTGGGAAGGGGTCCTGAAGACGCTGGACTTCGAGGCCCTGGAGCTTTTCCCCCAGGCCGAAGCGGTGCGCGAGCAGGTGGACCACGGGCTCGTGCTCGCCCGGCGCCAGGAGGCCCGGACGTCCGCCCAGCGGCCTCCAGTGCTCCCGGCCCCGCCGCCCCCGGTGGCCTCCGGGGGGGCGCTCCACCCCCGCCCCGAGCTGGCCATGGCGTACCTCGCGCCCCGGACGGGGCTCGAGCAGCGCATCGCGGCCCTCTGCGAGGAGCTGCTGGGCGTGGCCCCGGTGGGCGTCCAGGACGACTTCGTGGCGCTGGGCGGGGACTCGCTCATCGTCCTGCGCTTGATGGACCGGCTGGAGCAGGAGCTGGGCCAGCCGGTGCCGGTGGGCACGGCCTTCAGCGGGCTGACCGTGGAGCGGCTGGCCCGCTCGGTGGAAGGAACTCCCCGGTTCGAGGAGTCCGCCCTGCTGGTGCCCCTCCAGACGCGGGGCACCCAGCCGCCGCTGTTCTTCGTCCACCCGGCGGGGGGCGTGGCCTTCCCCTTCTTCGAGCTGGCGCGCCAGCTCGGCCCGGATCAGCCCTTCTACGGCTTGCAGGCCCAGGGGCTGGATGGGCAGTCCCCGCCCGACGAGCGCGTCGAGGACATGGCCCGGCGCTACATCGCGGCGATTCGAACCCTTCAGCCGCGGGGGCCCTACTTCCTGGGCGGCTTCTCGTTCGGGTGCCTGGTGGCCTACGAGATGGCGCAGCAGCTCACGGCGGCCGGCGAGCCCATGGGCCTGCTGGCCCTGGTGGATGAGCCGGCGCCGCTGCCGGGCCACCGGCCCACGCCCTGGATGATGACCCGCTTCCTGACGGCGGGGGTGGCGCGCTCGCTCTGGCCGCACCTGCACGACTACCTCTACCTGGCGAACGCCACGCGCAAGCGCGAGGAGCCGCGCCTGCCCAACCGGCTCCGGGTGCCTCCCCGGATGCTGGAGACCTTCCTGGCCCGCTCGGCGCTGGCGAACTTCGTCCCTGAGGACTCCCGGGAGCTGGCCCTGCGCCAGGGGGCGCTGCTGCCCATGGTGCAGCTCTTCCTGCTCCACATGCGCGAGACGTTCGCGTACGAGCCCCGGGCCTATGCCCACCGGGTGACGCTCTTCTCCACGGACGAGGTGCGCAACGGCCGGGGGCTCCGCCACCCCCTGATGGGCTGGGACAAGCTGGCCGCGGGCGGCGTGGAGTCCCACCCGGTCCCGGGCGACCACTTCTCCTTGCTGAAGCCACCCCATGTCCAGGTCTTCGCCCGGAAGCTCTCCGAGTGTCTGGCGAAAGCCCAACCGTCCCCGCAGGCGCAGCGTCCTTCACCCTTGATCGAGAGTCCCCATGCCTGA
- a CDS encoding right-handed parallel beta-helix repeat-containing protein: protein MTYSGLPSRTLFRRTLPSVSWLPFMGLALALSGAEALALDDGIGAQNRPDLAFANVAPQRIFHVSTSGSDGNPGTASQPWRTLNYAATRLRAGEAAYVHAGTYSERVSIGSSSADGTATAPIQLLGAPGEAKPIIRGGDSKTGAMLRLQRRYWVVSGFNIQAAGSQTHGVRFEGARNAVVRDTEVAGGTGPSAVVFYSGASDIGFLNNKVHDYTWSGKDSHGMLVLPDTSRILIQGTESWGNGGDSFQCQGTDTATGSAHPTDITLENNRFHEDRENAVDLKTCDRVTLRGNKFYGYRPTSTAPQGAAVVMHYSARRILMEGNRLWNNGRGLSLGGNMILREPVTDVIVRRNLVFDGSTSGGGSGDGLRVGTSRRVRMHHNTLAFLPVGGIKVGDGSDGPAESTEVYNNVVYATPKAMELQLSGTTGFKSDRNLVYQAGATALFRLSGKDTTLESWRSSTGLDGTSRVTDPLFVADPRSNDFFTVVGSPVRNNAMALTIPAPVLSGSVCEGAADLGFLESCN, encoded by the coding sequence ATGACCTATTCCGGACTTCCTTCTCGAACCCTCTTCCGCCGCACCCTTCCCTCCGTCTCCTGGCTGCCGTTCATGGGCCTGGCGCTTGCCCTCTCTGGGGCCGAGGCCCTGGCCTTGGACGATGGAATCGGTGCACAGAACCGGCCGGATCTTGCCTTCGCGAACGTGGCCCCCCAGCGCATCTTCCACGTGTCCACGAGTGGCAGTGATGGAAACCCTGGCACGGCCAGTCAGCCGTGGCGGACGCTGAACTACGCGGCCACGCGGCTCCGGGCCGGTGAGGCGGCCTATGTGCACGCGGGCACGTATTCCGAGCGCGTGTCCATTGGCTCCAGCTCCGCGGACGGCACCGCCACGGCGCCCATCCAGCTCCTGGGGGCCCCGGGCGAGGCGAAGCCCATCATCCGCGGCGGGGACTCCAAGACGGGCGCCATGCTGCGCTTGCAGCGCCGGTACTGGGTGGTGTCGGGCTTCAACATCCAGGCGGCGGGCTCGCAGACGCACGGCGTGCGGTTCGAGGGGGCGCGCAACGCGGTGGTGCGCGACACCGAGGTGGCGGGCGGCACCGGGCCCTCGGCGGTGGTGTTCTACTCGGGCGCCAGCGACATCGGCTTCCTGAACAACAAGGTCCACGACTACACGTGGAGCGGCAAGGACAGCCACGGCATGCTGGTGCTGCCGGATACCTCCCGCATCCTCATCCAGGGCACAGAGTCCTGGGGCAACGGCGGCGACTCGTTCCAGTGCCAGGGCACGGACACCGCCACGGGCAGCGCCCACCCCACGGACATCACCCTGGAGAACAACCGCTTCCACGAGGACCGTGAGAACGCGGTGGACCTCAAGACGTGTGACCGCGTCACGCTGCGGGGCAACAAGTTCTACGGCTACCGCCCCACGTCCACCGCCCCGCAGGGCGCCGCGGTGGTGATGCACTACTCGGCGCGCCGCATCCTCATGGAGGGCAACCGCCTGTGGAACAACGGGCGGGGCCTGTCGCTGGGGGGGAACATGATCCTCCGCGAGCCGGTGACGGACGTCATCGTCCGGCGCAACCTGGTGTTCGACGGGAGCACCTCGGGCGGCGGCAGCGGGGACGGGCTGCGCGTGGGGACCAGCCGGCGCGTGCGCATGCACCACAACACGCTGGCGTTCCTGCCGGTGGGCGGCATCAAGGTGGGTGACGGCTCGGACGGTCCGGCGGAGTCCACCGAGGTGTACAACAACGTGGTGTACGCGACGCCCAAGGCGATGGAGCTGCAGCTGAGCGGCACGACGGGGTTCAAGTCGGACCGGAACCTGGTCTACCAGGCGGGGGCCACGGCGCTGTTCCGCCTGAGCGGCAAGGACACGACGCTGGAGAGCTGGCGCTCGTCCACGGGGCTGGATGGGACGAGCCGCGTGACGGATCCGCTCTTCGTGGCGGACCCGCGCAGCAACGACTTCTTCACGGTGGTGGGCTCGCCGGTGCGCAACAACGCCATGGCGCTGACCATCCCGGCGCCGGTGCTGAGCGGCTCGGTGTGCGAGGGCGCGGCGGACCTGGGCTTCCTGGAGTCCTGCAACTGA
- a CDS encoding protocatechuate 3,4-dioxygenase codes for MRPNAKKDMSPPELTRRRVLGGIGLALAALPLSQFLACGNDDDPGTGPGDGTPDPGSWATGGTAAMVAASSYPNPFAADAGTCQLTCEATLGPCYAETLERKDISEGHDGLPVRLAFRVVNESCVPIAGASVDIWHAAPEGLYSGEDADPFCTGDDPSATSARWFRGTQTTDADGRVDFDSCFPGWYSSRTIHIHFTVRLNGDEYVTSQLVFDDALDDEIVNTQPLYNTRGPRDTTNATDNVVSADSAPDYSFQTQRMSDGAMLAWKTLVIRSSLSNASCQVPGGNGGGGGPGGPPPGFDGGMPPPRDGGMGPPRDGG; via the coding sequence ATGCGCCCCAACGCCAAGAAAGACATGTCCCCCCCGGAGCTGACCCGCCGCCGAGTGCTCGGTGGAATCGGTCTGGCCCTGGCGGCCCTGCCGCTCAGCCAGTTCCTGGCGTGCGGAAACGACGATGACCCGGGCACCGGGCCCGGCGACGGCACCCCGGACCCTGGCTCCTGGGCCACGGGGGGCACGGCCGCGATGGTGGCTGCGAGCAGCTACCCCAACCCCTTCGCCGCGGACGCGGGGACGTGCCAGTTGACCTGCGAGGCCACCCTGGGCCCCTGCTACGCGGAGACCCTGGAGCGCAAGGACATCAGCGAGGGGCACGATGGGTTGCCCGTCCGGCTCGCGTTCCGGGTGGTGAACGAGAGCTGTGTCCCCATCGCGGGGGCGTCGGTGGACATCTGGCATGCGGCGCCGGAAGGGCTCTACTCGGGCGAGGACGCGGATCCGTTCTGCACAGGGGATGATCCGTCGGCCACCTCCGCGCGCTGGTTCCGGGGAACGCAGACGACGGACGCGGACGGCCGGGTGGACTTCGACTCGTGCTTCCCCGGCTGGTACAGCAGCCGGACGATTCACATTCACTTCACCGTGCGCCTCAACGGCGACGAATACGTGACGTCTCAGCTCGTCTTCGACGATGCGCTGGATGACGAGATCGTCAACACCCAGCCGCTCTACAACACGCGGGGGCCGCGCGACACGACGAACGCGACGGACAACGTCGTCTCGGCGGACAGCGCTCCGGATTACAGCTTCCAGACCCAGCGGATGTCCGACGGCGCGATGCTGGCCTGGAAGACCCTGGTCATCCGCTCCTCGCTCTCGAACGCCTCGTGCCAGGTGCCGGGCGGCAACGGGGGCGGCGGCGGCCCGGGCGGTCCTCCCCCGGGGTTCGATGGCGGCATGCCTCCCCCGCGCGATGGCGGCATGGGCCCCCCGCGCGATGGCGGCTGA